The stretch of DNA TCTAAATATTCATAAAGAAAGGGAAAATCAATTGATGGCTGCATGGCAAAACGTCCCAGAGAAAGAGGTCTGCTTGCTTCGGAAATTGGAATATCGATAATTTGGCTTTTGTGGTCGGGTAGTGCTACTTTGGGTCCAACTTCTACCGTCTTTGGCGTTCCTGCTTTAATTAACTGAATTCCTGGTTTGACTGAAAGTGCGCTCGGTTTTTCCTCTCCATCGCCAAACATTGGCTCAAATGCCCGATGAGCAACATAAACAGCTTCTCCTTCTGAGTCGCCAAGAAAAACTACGGAAGCTGGCGGCGTAAAGACGATAACATCTCCCGCATCGGCTTGATGAATTACGCCGTCACTATCTTTAACGCGAATCGAACCCGAAATAACTACCTTCAATTCTAAAAACTCGTAGTCGAAAGGCAAATCTGCAGATTTTTGAATGGTAAATCGTCCTGTGGTTAGAGGCTTTTCACTGTCTGTAATCGGAAATTCTACAATCTGACTTTTTAAGCCAGGAAAATCACAGCGAATAGCCAGATCCGCCATATCTGAAGTCCCAGCTTTAAGTACTCTTACACCTGGTTTGGCGGCGATAAATTCCGATATTTTTTCTTGGGCTTGCATGATTATTGCTCCTTAAATCAACTATTTTTTATCTTGCGTTCGATCGCTATTTATGACGAAGCCAATTCTGGCTGAGGCTCATTCTGAGATAGCCAAGCTAATACCGTGTCGCGGTAAAGGCTCAAGCCTTTATACTCGACTAGATCTTCTGGCAGATTTTTAAGCACTTTTTCTAACCGTTTCGTCCAAACTGGTTTAAGTAACAGTTCATTTAAACTAATTAGATAAGTATGGATGGGAAACATAAGAGCATTACTTCGAGGTAAGCGGACAAATCTCTGGACTTCTACCCGCAAATGAACTTTTTCGCCACAGTTTTCTAAAGTAACCGTACTGTCCTCTATGCCCCAGTCGGCATAGGATTCTAAAGAAGTGTCCAAGCGTCGGTTGACGGTCATCGTCCAGTTAAGCCGCGTCCAGGGTTTGCCGATTTCTACCCGCATCAAAAAGGCTTTGGCTTTCTTAAACACGCCCATTTCGTGCGCTCGCGGTACTGGTCCGTGAAACTCCTCAAAACGCATCCCCTCATCAAAGCCCAAAGACCAACTGGCAGGAAAAGTTAGAATTCCCGCATCCATAAACAAATCTCCTTCCCGTTGGTCGAGGAGAATGATATCTTCTTGTACCTGACGCGAGATATATTCAAAGGGTTCGTATGGTAGAGTCGCTTCGTCTAAAAAAGTAAAAGTATCTTGAAGATCGAGTTTTTTATTTTCCCAAGTCCAGCGATCGCCCTTTTGAGTTAGAGTAAAAGACTCTGGAAACCAAGTAGCCAGATCGTTCATCATTACTTCCAAAGCATCCCACTGAGCATCGCGCATGTGGGGCAAGGTTAGATAGCGTCCCTGTTTGCCCTGTTTGAGGATGCGATCGCGCTCTTTAATTTCTGTGTGATAGTGTTCGTCAACATCAAATAAAGCCTCGTCGGTAACGGGTTCGATATTAACCGAGTACATATAGGAATCATCGGCAAAAGGAAAGGGAAAATTGTTAATTGCTTTAATACTGTTACTCATAACTTTTATATATCGATTACCAGTTGTTTGCTTTTAGCGCGAGATATACAGGCGAGAATGCGATCCTGTTCGGCTCTTTCTTCTGGGGAATAGTAGCTGTCTAAATGTTTTATTTCGCCTGCTAAAACTTTTACTTCACAAGCACCACACCCTCCCGCACGACAGGAATAGTTGGCGGGAATGTTGGCAGCTTCTAATGCTTCTAATAGAGTTTTGTCTTTGGGTACTTTTATTTCAGTTTCTGACTGTGCGAGGACGGCGGTAAAGGGTTTGGTT from Myxosarcina sp. GI1 encodes:
- a CDS encoding DUF3445 domain-containing protein, whose protein sequence is MSNSIKAINNFPFPFADDSYMYSVNIEPVTDEALFDVDEHYHTEIKERDRILKQGKQGRYLTLPHMRDAQWDALEVMMNDLATWFPESFTLTQKGDRWTWENKKLDLQDTFTFLDEATLPYEPFEYISRQVQEDIILLDQREGDLFMDAGILTFPASWSLGFDEGMRFEEFHGPVPRAHEMGVFKKAKAFLMRVEIGKPWTRLNWTMTVNRRLDTSLESYADWGIEDSTVTLENCGEKVHLRVEVQRFVRLPRSNALMFPIHTYLISLNELLLKPVWTKRLEKVLKNLPEDLVEYKGLSLYRDTVLAWLSQNEPQPELASS